One segment of Curtobacterium sp. MR_MD2014 DNA contains the following:
- a CDS encoding oxidoreductase, giving the protein MSSVAVPDLAVLSSSWNLGPLHLRNRVVMGSMHTGLEVLDDGGAAMAAFYRERAAGGVGCIVTGGIAISDEARGGPDFAVFGSGGADDRFRVAVAAVHDEGGAVLAQLFHAGRYALANGLVDRYGRPQRVVAPSALPWAAARGVQPIALTDAEVRRTIDDFAAAARSAAAIGFDGVEIMASEGYLINQFQSPLTNLRDDDWGGDAERRRRFAIEVVRAVRTTVPDLAVTIRLSGADLMPGSTTDAEVDALVHDLLPLGLDGISVGIGWHESRTPTVQAAVPHGAWLAYAERVAGVVRASGHPGVRVIASNRMTDLRDGEAVLRGGQVDAVALARPFLADPEIVRRSLDGRFDLVNTCIGCNQACLDHSIVGRPVSCLVNPRAGRELTMPLRPTVEPKRVDVVGGGPAGLAAAVDAARRGHAVTLWEATDALGGQFALAAAIPGKEDYAATVRAARAELGDRGATVHTGRAATVADLLDSDAVVLAAGVVPRVLDVPGAELPHVVSYEDALRDGVPPGTVAVVGGGGIGVDTAAFLVESPDEAVRAAEFAARWDVTVADDLVGDVPQRLPAVARTLRPGADVTVLRRSGKFGQGIGITSRWVAVGRLRDAGVRMVGGVQEYLRIEPGTLWIRDEDGRETAVPADHVVVCAGQERAPAVEGDEAEEASGVAVAGGGLAPGLAAAGVPYAVVGGARDARSVDAVRATSEAIAAVRALAP; this is encoded by the coding sequence ATGAGCAGCGTTGCCGTGCCCGACCTCGCAGTCCTCTCCTCGTCCTGGAACCTCGGACCGCTCCACCTGCGGAACCGGGTGGTGATGGGGTCGATGCACACCGGGCTCGAGGTCCTCGACGACGGCGGTGCCGCGATGGCCGCGTTCTACCGCGAGCGCGCGGCGGGCGGCGTCGGCTGCATCGTCACCGGCGGGATCGCGATCAGCGACGAGGCCCGTGGTGGTCCGGACTTCGCGGTGTTCGGCAGCGGGGGCGCGGACGACCGGTTCCGGGTCGCCGTCGCGGCCGTGCACGACGAGGGCGGAGCCGTGCTCGCCCAGCTCTTCCACGCCGGCCGGTACGCCCTCGCGAACGGCCTGGTCGACCGGTACGGCCGACCCCAGCGCGTGGTGGCTCCGTCGGCGCTGCCGTGGGCGGCGGCGCGCGGGGTCCAGCCGATCGCGCTCACCGACGCCGAGGTCCGCCGGACGATCGACGACTTCGCCGCCGCCGCCCGGTCTGCCGCGGCGATCGGCTTCGACGGCGTCGAGATCATGGCGTCCGAGGGCTACCTGATCAACCAGTTCCAGTCGCCGCTGACGAACCTCCGCGACGACGACTGGGGTGGGGACGCCGAGCGACGCCGCCGCTTCGCGATCGAGGTCGTCCGGGCCGTCCGCACCACCGTGCCCGACCTGGCCGTCACGATCCGGCTGTCCGGCGCCGACCTCATGCCCGGGTCGACGACGGACGCCGAGGTCGACGCGCTCGTGCACGACCTGCTGCCGCTGGGACTCGACGGGATCTCGGTCGGCATCGGCTGGCACGAGTCGCGCACGCCGACCGTGCAGGCCGCGGTGCCGCACGGGGCGTGGCTGGCGTACGCCGAGCGGGTCGCGGGGGTGGTCCGGGCGTCGGGGCACCCCGGGGTCCGGGTCATCGCCTCGAACCGGATGACCGACCTGCGTGACGGCGAGGCGGTGCTCCGCGGCGGGCAGGTCGACGCCGTCGCGCTCGCCCGTCCGTTCCTCGCGGACCCGGAGATCGTCCGCCGATCGCTCGACGGCCGCTTCGACCTGGTGAACACCTGCATCGGCTGCAACCAGGCGTGCCTCGACCACTCCATCGTCGGACGGCCCGTGTCCTGCCTCGTGAACCCCCGCGCCGGCCGCGAGCTGACCATGCCGCTCCGGCCGACCGTCGAGCCGAAGCGCGTCGACGTGGTCGGCGGTGGCCCGGCCGGGCTGGCCGCCGCGGTGGATGCCGCGCGGCGCGGGCACGCCGTGACGCTGTGGGAGGCGACCGACGCCCTCGGCGGGCAGTTCGCCCTGGCCGCGGCGATCCCCGGCAAGGAGGACTACGCCGCGACCGTCCGGGCGGCGCGCGCCGAGCTCGGCGACCGCGGGGCGACCGTGCACACCGGCCGTGCCGCCACCGTCGCCGACCTGCTCGACAGCGACGCCGTGGTGCTCGCGGCAGGGGTCGTGCCCCGCGTGCTGGACGTCCCGGGCGCCGAGCTGCCCCACGTGGTGTCCTACGAGGACGCCCTGCGCGACGGGGTCCCGCCCGGCACCGTCGCGGTGGTCGGCGGCGGCGGCATCGGGGTCGACACGGCGGCCTTCCTGGTCGAGTCGCCCGACGAGGCGGTGCGCGCGGCAGAGTTCGCGGCGCGGTGGGACGTCACCGTCGCCGACGACCTGGTCGGCGACGTACCGCAACGGCTTCCCGCGGTGGCACGGACGCTCCGCCCCGGCGCCGACGTCACGGTGCTCCGTCGGTCCGGGAAGTTCGGCCAGGGGATCGGCATCACCTCGCGCTGGGTGGCGGTCGGACGACTGCGCGACGCCGGGGTGCGGATGGTCGGCGGGGTGCAGGAGTACCTGCGCATCGAGCCCGGGACGCTGTGGATCCGGGACGAGGACGGTCGGGAGACCGCGGTACCGGCCGACCACGTCGTCGTGTGCGCCGGGCAGGAACGTGCACCCGCGGTCGAGGGCGACGAGGCCGAGGAGGCGTCGGGGGTCGCCGTCGCAGGGGGAGGGCTCGCACCGGGCCTGGCCGCAGCGGGGGTGCCGTACGCCGTCGTCGGCGGTGCCCGGGACGCCAGGAGCGTCGACGCGGTCCGTGCCACGAGCGAGGCGATCGCGGCCGTTCGCGCCCTCGCACCGTGA
- a CDS encoding glutamate--cysteine ligase codes for MDIRFTESRPSTLGVEWELPLVDRGTGDLAPRAPAVLSAVQERLVDPDRVTEELLTNTVEVVTGVHDTVGGATSELAGVIGEVIDAAEPLDAQVMCSGTHPFAQWDQQEITADSEHYTTLIDRTRWWGRQMLIWGVHVHVGIDDRDKAVPIMNAMLAYVPHLQAFTASSPFWGGTDTGYASNRALMFQQLPTGGLPPGIDDWTGFETVVDDLTKTGVIDGFKDLRWDIRPSPGWGTLENRVSDGISTLHEVGAVTAFVQCLVTALSDRLDRGETLPSMQPWFIRENKWRAARYGMEAEIITDAAGHERLVTDEVHDLVQRLDPIADRLGCQQELHHLDTMIADGASYQRQLRVAQENGGDLRAVVRHLVTELRESL; via the coding sequence ATGGACATCCGCTTCACCGAGTCCCGCCCGTCGACCCTCGGCGTCGAGTGGGAGCTCCCGCTGGTCGACCGCGGCACCGGCGACCTCGCGCCCCGTGCCCCCGCCGTGCTCTCCGCCGTGCAGGAGCGCCTCGTCGATCCCGACAGGGTGACCGAAGAACTCCTCACGAACACCGTCGAGGTGGTCACGGGGGTGCACGACACCGTCGGTGGGGCGACGAGCGAGCTCGCGGGCGTCATCGGCGAGGTGATCGACGCCGCCGAACCGCTCGACGCGCAGGTGATGTGCTCCGGCACCCACCCGTTCGCGCAGTGGGACCAGCAGGAGATCACGGCGGACAGCGAGCACTACACCACGCTGATCGACCGCACGCGCTGGTGGGGTCGGCAGATGCTCATCTGGGGCGTGCACGTGCACGTGGGGATCGACGACCGCGACAAGGCGGTCCCGATCATGAACGCGATGCTCGCGTACGTCCCGCACCTGCAGGCGTTCACCGCGTCGAGCCCGTTCTGGGGCGGGACCGACACCGGGTACGCCTCGAACCGTGCCCTCATGTTCCAGCAGCTCCCCACCGGCGGCCTGCCGCCGGGCATCGACGACTGGACCGGCTTCGAGACCGTCGTCGACGACCTGACGAAGACCGGTGTGATCGACGGGTTCAAGGACCTGCGCTGGGACATCCGCCCGTCGCCGGGGTGGGGGACGCTCGAGAACCGCGTGTCCGACGGCATCTCGACCCTCCACGAGGTCGGCGCCGTGACCGCGTTCGTCCAGTGCCTCGTCACCGCGCTCTCGGACCGCCTCGACCGCGGCGAGACGCTGCCGTCGATGCAGCCGTGGTTCATCCGCGAGAACAAGTGGCGCGCAGCCCGCTACGGCATGGAGGCCGAGATCATCACCGACGCCGCCGGTCACGAGCGCCTGGTCACCGACGAGGTCCACGACCTGGTCCAGCGGCTCGACCCGATCGCCGACCGTCTGGGCTGCCAGCAGGAGCTGCACCACCTGGACACGATGATCGCCGACGGCGCGTCGTACCAGCGGCAGCTGCGGGTGGCGCAGGAGAACGGCGGGGACCTCCGCGCGGTGGTCCGCCACCTGGTGACGGAGCTGCGGGAGTCGCTCTAG
- the ffh gene encoding signal recognition particle protein: MAQFGSLSDRLTETFRNLRSKGRLSPSDVDGTVREIRRALLDADVALEVVKAFTASVRERALSDEVNKALNPAQQVVQIVNEELVGILGGQQRRLEFAKRPPTVIMLAGLQGAGKTTLAGKLGKWLKKDGHTPMLVAADLQRPNAVQQLQVVGEQAGVHVFAPEPGNGVGDPVKVAKNAIKAAVDQQYDTVIVDTAGRLGVDAELMKQAANIRKAVDPDEVLFVIDAMIGQDAVATARAFQEGVDFTGVVLSKLDGDARGGAALSVASVTGRPIMFASTGEGLDDFEPFHPDRMASRILDLGDILSLIEQAQSAFDEDEARKVAEKIATDSFTLNDFLAQMQQLRKAGSIKGMLGMLPGAKGMREALDNFDESEIVRTEAIIQSMTKQERELPKLLNGSRRLRIAKGSGTTVTEVNALVNRFEQAAKMMRTVARGGVPQMPGMGPIPGMHGGKKKQQQGGAKKKKVGNPAKRAALASGAAAQPQQQAPTGSGLGLGGPKGGKAPTEEELASLQKFLGR; encoded by the coding sequence ATGGCACAATTCGGCTCACTCTCCGATCGGCTGACCGAGACCTTCCGCAACCTGCGGAGCAAGGGTCGTCTGTCCCCGTCCGACGTCGACGGCACCGTCCGCGAGATCCGCCGGGCCCTGCTCGACGCGGACGTCGCGCTCGAGGTCGTCAAGGCCTTCACCGCCTCGGTGCGGGAACGTGCGCTCTCGGACGAGGTCAACAAGGCGCTCAACCCCGCGCAGCAGGTCGTCCAGATCGTCAACGAGGAACTCGTCGGCATCCTCGGCGGCCAGCAGCGCCGACTCGAGTTCGCGAAGCGACCGCCGACCGTGATCATGCTCGCGGGCCTCCAGGGCGCCGGCAAGACGACGCTCGCGGGCAAGCTCGGCAAGTGGCTCAAGAAGGACGGCCACACGCCGATGCTCGTCGCGGCGGACCTCCAGCGTCCCAACGCCGTGCAGCAGCTCCAGGTCGTGGGCGAGCAGGCCGGCGTGCACGTGTTCGCTCCCGAGCCCGGCAACGGCGTCGGCGACCCGGTCAAGGTCGCGAAGAACGCGATCAAGGCCGCGGTCGACCAGCAGTACGACACCGTCATCGTGGACACCGCCGGTCGACTCGGTGTCGACGCCGAGCTCATGAAGCAGGCGGCGAACATCCGCAAGGCCGTCGACCCGGACGAGGTCCTGTTCGTCATCGACGCGATGATCGGTCAGGACGCCGTCGCGACCGCTCGCGCCTTCCAGGAGGGCGTCGACTTCACCGGTGTCGTCCTGTCCAAGCTCGACGGCGACGCCCGCGGTGGTGCGGCCCTGTCGGTCGCCAGCGTCACGGGCCGCCCGATCATGTTCGCGTCCACGGGCGAGGGGCTCGACGACTTCGAGCCGTTCCACCCGGACCGCATGGCGAGCCGCATCCTCGACCTCGGCGACATCCTGTCGCTCATCGAGCAGGCGCAGTCCGCGTTCGACGAGGACGAGGCGCGCAAGGTCGCCGAGAAGATCGCGACCGACTCGTTCACGCTGAACGACTTCCTCGCGCAGATGCAGCAGCTCCGCAAGGCCGGCTCGATCAAGGGCATGCTCGGCATGCTCCCGGGCGCGAAGGGCATGCGCGAGGCGCTCGACAACTTCGACGAGAGCGAGATCGTCCGGACCGAGGCGATCATCCAGTCGATGACGAAGCAGGAGCGCGAGCTCCCGAAGCTCCTCAACGGCTCGCGTCGACTCCGCATCGCGAAGGGTTCCGGCACCACGGTGACCGAGGTCAACGCGCTCGTCAACCGCTTCGAGCAGGCAGCGAAGATGATGCGCACCGTCGCCCGTGGTGGCGTGCCGCAGATGCCGGGCATGGGGCCGATCCCGGGCATGCACGGCGGCAAGAAGAAGCAGCAGCAGGGCGGCGCCAAGAAGAAGAAGGTCGGCAACCCCGCCAAGCGCGCGGCGCTCGCGTCGGGTGCGGCGGCGCAGCCGCAGCAGCAGGCACCCACCGGGTCCGGTCTCGGACTCGGCGGTCCGAAGGGCGGCAAGGCGCCCACCGAGGAAGAGCTGGCCAGCCTGCAGAAGTTCCTCGGCCGCTAG
- the lipB gene encoding lipoyl(octanoyl) transferase LipB, whose amino-acid sequence MPQLEIIRWPGLLDYEEGLAVQRSFHADVVAGRSPGVVVLCEHPSVYTAGRRTEPADLPTDGSPVVDVDRGGRITWHGPGQLVAYPIVRLADPLDVVAWVRDLEQVVLDAAASVGVTAGRVDGRSGVWVPRPGGGPHDKVGAIGLHVAEHVSSHGIAVNCDNDLAPYGAIVPCGIADAGVTTLSRATGRHVTVDEVAALVGPRIQQAVDGMHAGHRISSTTRQEVAA is encoded by the coding sequence GTGCCCCAGCTCGAGATCATCCGCTGGCCCGGGCTCCTCGACTACGAGGAGGGCCTCGCCGTCCAGCGGTCGTTCCACGCCGACGTCGTCGCCGGCCGCTCCCCCGGCGTCGTCGTGCTCTGCGAGCACCCGAGCGTCTACACGGCCGGGCGCCGCACCGAACCCGCTGACCTGCCGACCGACGGGTCCCCGGTCGTCGACGTCGACCGGGGCGGACGCATCACGTGGCACGGGCCGGGGCAGCTCGTGGCCTACCCGATCGTCCGGCTCGCCGACCCGCTCGACGTCGTCGCGTGGGTCCGCGACCTCGAACAGGTCGTCCTCGACGCGGCGGCCTCGGTCGGGGTCACCGCCGGACGGGTCGACGGGCGCAGCGGTGTCTGGGTGCCCCGACCGGGCGGCGGCCCGCACGACAAGGTGGGCGCGATCGGCCTGCACGTCGCTGAGCACGTCTCGAGCCACGGCATCGCGGTCAACTGCGACAACGACCTCGCCCCCTACGGCGCGATCGTCCCGTGCGGCATCGCCGACGCGGGCGTCACCACCCTCAGCCGCGCGACCGGCCGCCACGTCACGGTCGACGAGGTCGCCGCCCTCGTCGGGCCGCGGATCCAGCAGGCGGTCGACGGCATGCACGCCGGTCACCGCATCAGCAGCACCACGCGACAGGAGGTCGCCGCATGA
- the lipA gene encoding lipoyl synthase, whose translation MTLAPDGRRMLRVEARNAATPIETKPAWIKTRATQGPEFRDLSALVRDKQLHTVCQEAGCPNIFECWEDREATFLIGGSQCTRRCDFCQIDTGKPSPLDRGEPRRVADSVVSMGLKYATVTGVARDDLDDGGAWLYAETIRQVHEHSPGTGVEILVPDFNGRPDQLGQVFDARPEVFAHNVETVSRIFKRIRPAFRFERSLDVLTQGRDAGLVTKSNLILGMGEERHEVVDALEQLHEAGTDIITLTQYLRPSPRHLPVARWVTPEEFVDLREIAEDIGFAGVLAGPLVRSSYRAGRLWARATVARGGTVPPHLAHLLEATPGRQAV comes from the coding sequence ATGACCCTCGCCCCCGACGGCCGCCGCATGCTCCGGGTCGAGGCCCGCAACGCCGCGACACCCATCGAGACGAAGCCCGCCTGGATCAAGACCCGCGCGACGCAGGGCCCGGAGTTCCGGGACCTCTCCGCACTGGTCCGGGACAAGCAGCTGCACACCGTCTGCCAGGAGGCCGGCTGCCCGAACATCTTCGAGTGCTGGGAGGACCGGGAGGCCACCTTCCTGATCGGCGGCTCGCAGTGCACCCGGCGCTGCGACTTCTGCCAGATCGACACCGGTAAGCCGAGCCCGCTCGACCGGGGCGAACCCCGGCGTGTGGCGGACTCGGTCGTGTCGATGGGCCTCAAGTACGCGACCGTGACCGGGGTCGCCCGGGACGACCTCGACGACGGCGGCGCCTGGCTCTACGCGGAGACCATCCGACAGGTCCACGAGCACTCCCCCGGCACCGGCGTCGAGATCCTCGTACCGGACTTCAACGGCCGCCCCGACCAGCTCGGGCAGGTGTTCGACGCCCGCCCGGAGGTCTTCGCGCACAACGTCGAGACCGTGTCGCGCATCTTCAAGCGCATCCGGCCCGCGTTCCGCTTCGAGCGCTCGCTCGACGTCCTCACGCAGGGCCGCGACGCGGGCCTGGTGACGAAGTCGAACCTCATCCTCGGCATGGGCGAGGAACGGCACGAGGTCGTCGACGCACTCGAGCAGCTGCACGAGGCGGGTACCGACATCATCACGCTGACGCAGTACCTCCGTCCGTCGCCGCGGCACCTGCCCGTCGCGCGGTGGGTGACGCCGGAGGAGTTCGTCGACCTGCGCGAGATCGCCGAGGACATCGGCTTCGCGGGTGTGCTCGCCGGTCCGCTCGTGCGCTCGTCCTACCGGGCGGGCCGGCTGTGGGCGCGCGCCACCGTTGCGCGCGGGGGCACGGTGCCGCCGCACCTCGCCCACCTGCTCGAGGCGACCCCGGGTCGCCAGGCCGTGTAG
- a CDS encoding DUF4175 domain-containing protein: MPALLIIAIIVGLVLLFSGIFVGALKFLLWVGIVLILLAVIGWLLRSIRGRA, from the coding sequence ATGCCCGCACTGCTGATCATCGCGATCATCGTCGGCCTCGTCCTGCTCTTCAGCGGCATCTTCGTCGGTGCGCTGAAGTTCCTGCTCTGGGTGGGCATCGTGCTCATCCTGCTGGCGGTCATCGGCTGGCTCCTCCGGAGCATCCGCGGTCGCGCGTAG
- the ftsY gene encoding signal recognition particle-docking protein FtsY has product MASSWSLSTRLRGLFQRKTIDETTWDDLETALIGADFGPDIADEVIEDLHARVDRYGTTDPADLQRMLREVLEERLSKLDTTLKLSNRPAVVLVVGVNGVGKTTTIGKFAKFLKTYDRTVVVGAADTFRAAAVEQVATWAQRAGVEVVRPAQPGQDPASVAYQTVEKAMRDGTEIVVIDTAGRLHTKAGLMDELGKIKRVVEKQTEIAEVLLVLDATTGQNGLAQAQAFIEGAGVTGLVITKLDGSAKAGFVLSVQEKTGIPIKLIGQGEGINDLTGFTPHVFVQNLVG; this is encoded by the coding sequence ATGGCGAGTTCCTGGTCACTGTCCACCCGTCTGCGCGGCCTGTTCCAGCGGAAGACCATCGACGAGACCACGTGGGACGATCTCGAGACCGCGTTGATCGGTGCGGATTTCGGCCCCGACATCGCGGACGAGGTCATCGAGGACCTCCACGCCCGCGTCGACCGGTACGGCACGACGGACCCCGCCGACCTGCAGCGCATGCTCCGCGAGGTGCTCGAGGAGCGCCTGTCGAAGCTCGACACGACCCTCAAGCTCAGCAACCGCCCGGCGGTCGTGCTCGTCGTCGGCGTCAACGGCGTCGGCAAGACCACGACGATCGGCAAGTTCGCGAAGTTCCTCAAGACCTACGACCGCACGGTCGTGGTCGGCGCGGCGGACACGTTCCGCGCGGCGGCGGTCGAGCAGGTCGCGACGTGGGCGCAGCGCGCCGGGGTCGAGGTCGTCCGACCGGCGCAGCCCGGCCAGGACCCGGCCTCGGTGGCGTACCAGACGGTCGAGAAGGCCATGCGCGACGGTACCGAGATCGTCGTGATCGACACCGCCGGCCGACTGCACACCAAGGCCGGCCTGATGGACGAGCTCGGCAAGATCAAGCGCGTCGTCGAGAAGCAGACCGAGATCGCCGAGGTGCTGCTCGTCCTGGACGCCACCACCGGGCAGAACGGTCTCGCCCAGGCGCAGGCCTTCATCGAGGGTGCCGGCGTCACCGGACTCGTCATCACCAAGCTCGACGGATCGGCCAAGGCCGGCTTCGTGCTCAGCGTGCAGGAGAAGACCGGCATCCCCATCAAGCTCATCGGGCAGGGTGAGGGCATCAACGACCTCACCGGCTTCACCCCGCACGTCTTCGTCCAGAACCTGGTCGGTTGA
- a CDS encoding TerC family protein: MDVPLFVWLLTIAGILALLVFDFYSHVRTPHVPHIKESAFWSAFYVGLAILFGVGILVFGGGQAGGEYFAGWLTEKALSVDNLFVFLIIMSSFAVPKEFQQKVLLVGVAIALVARGVFIALGVTIIENFSWVFYLFGALLFWLAWSQAKGGGHDETEGDSKLIRVLRRIIPTTDDYHGDKLTARVDGKRLFTPMLLVMVAIGLTDVLFALDSIPAIFGLTQDAFIVFTANAFSLLGLRQLYFLIAGLLERLIYLGQGLAVILAFIGVKLVFHAMHVNELPFINGGEHIEWAPEIPIWFSLSFIALTIAVATAASLIVSKKRQERGLTPTGEPKEAVEADAK; this comes from the coding sequence TTGGACGTTCCCCTCTTCGTCTGGCTCCTCACCATCGCGGGCATCCTCGCGCTGCTGGTGTTCGACTTCTACTCGCACGTGCGGACCCCGCACGTGCCGCACATCAAGGAGTCCGCGTTCTGGTCGGCGTTCTACGTCGGGCTCGCGATCCTGTTCGGTGTCGGGATCCTGGTCTTCGGCGGCGGTCAGGCCGGTGGCGAGTACTTCGCCGGCTGGTTGACCGAGAAGGCCCTGTCGGTCGACAACCTGTTCGTCTTCCTCATCATCATGTCGAGCTTCGCGGTGCCGAAGGAGTTCCAGCAGAAGGTCCTGCTGGTCGGCGTCGCGATCGCCCTCGTCGCCCGAGGCGTCTTCATCGCCCTCGGCGTCACGATCATCGAGAACTTCTCGTGGGTCTTCTACCTGTTCGGCGCGCTGCTGTTCTGGCTCGCCTGGTCGCAGGCGAAGGGCGGCGGGCACGACGAGACCGAGGGCGACTCGAAGCTCATCCGTGTCCTGCGTCGCATCATCCCGACCACGGACGACTACCACGGTGACAAGCTCACGGCCCGTGTCGACGGCAAGCGCCTGTTCACCCCGATGCTGCTCGTCATGGTCGCGATCGGCCTCACCGACGTGCTGTTCGCCCTGGACTCGATCCCCGCGATCTTCGGTCTGACGCAGGACGCGTTCATCGTGTTCACCGCCAACGCGTTCTCCCTGCTGGGTCTGCGTCAGCTGTACTTCCTCATCGCGGGGCTGCTCGAGCGCCTCATCTACCTCGGTCAGGGCCTGGCCGTCATCCTCGCCTTCATCGGCGTCAAGCTCGTCTTCCACGCCATGCACGTCAACGAGCTGCCCTTCATCAACGGCGGCGAGCACATCGAGTGGGCCCCGGAGATCCCGATCTGGTTCTCGCTGAGCTTCATCGCGCTGACGATCGCGGTGGCCACGGCCGCCTCGCTCATCGTCTCGAAGAAGCGCCAGGAGCGCGGCCTGACCCCGACGGGCGAGCCGAAGGAGGCCGTGGAGGCCGACGCGAAGTAG